The following coding sequences lie in one Chionomys nivalis chromosome 8, mChiNiv1.1, whole genome shotgun sequence genomic window:
- the LOC130880347 gene encoding olfactory receptor 9I1-like, protein MTNSNYTTVTEFILVGFTDYPEWEIPLFLMFLSFYLVTILGNLGMVILILVDIQLHTPMYFFLCHLSVMDACYTSVITPQILATLATGKTVITYHHCAAQFFFFTFCASTECFLLAVMAYDRYVAISNPLLYTVAMSPRKCWSLVLGAYVCGLSGSIQRTTCTFSLSFCKDNRINFFFCDLPPLLKLACSDTRNAEIIIVLFGNFVILVNALIILISYLLIIKTVLRMKSSGGRGKTFSTCLSHLTAVVLFFGTLTFMYIRSGLGKSLEEDKVVSVFYTVVIPMLNPLIYSLRNKDVKVAFRRVTNRLQMS, encoded by the coding sequence ATGACCAATAGTAATTATACCACAGTAACTGAATTCATTCTTGTAGGTTTTACTGACTACCCAGAGTGGGAAATTCCTCTCTTCTTAATGTTTCTGAGTTTCTATCTTGTAACCATCCTGGGAAACTTGGGCATGGTCATTCTTATTCTGGTGGACATCCAGCTTCACACCCCAATGTATTTCTTCCTGTGCCATCTCTCTGTAATGGATGCCTGCTACACCTCAGTTATCACCCCTCAAATTCTGGCCACACTGGCCACAGGCAAAACCGTAATTACCTATCATCACTGTGCTGCTCAGTTCTTCTTCTTCACCTTCTGTGCAAGCACAGAGTGTTTCCTCTTGGCAGTaatggcctatgatcgctatgtTGCCATTAGTAATCCTCTGCTCTACACTGTGGCCATGAGTCCGAGAAAATGCTGGAGTTTGGTATTGGGAGCCTATGTGTGTGGATTGTCTGGGTCCATTCAGAGGACCACATgtaccttctccctctctttctgtaaAGACAATaggataaatttctttttttgtgaccTTCCACCTCTACTGAAGCTGGCCTGCAGTGATACAAGAAATGCTGAGATTATCATTGTGTTATTTGGGAACTTTGTCATCTTGGTTAATGCCTTGATCATACTCATTTCCTACCTGCTCATCATCAAGACTGTCCTCAGGATGAAGTCTTCAGGTGGCAGAGGTAAAACATTCTCCACATGTCTCTCACACCTCACTGCTGTGGTTCTTTTCTTTGGGACCCTCACCTTTATGTATATAAGAAGTGGCTTAGGAAAATCCCTAGAGGAAGACAAAGTTGTATCAGTCTTCTACACGGTGGTCATCCCCATGCTTAACCCACTGATCTACAGTTTGAGAAATAAAGATGTTAAGGTTGCCTTCAGAAGGGTCACTAATAGACTTCAGATGTCCTAG
- the LOC130880392 gene encoding olfactory receptor 9Q1-like, with amino-acid sequence MAKVNLTLVTEFLLIAFTEHPERGLPLFHLFLFIYLFTLLGNSGMIILIRMDRQLHTPMYFLLSHLSFMDICYSSVTVPQTMAVLLEHGTAISYARCEAQFFLFTFFGSIDCYLLALMAYDRYVAVCQPLLYATIMTQKALLSFVAGAYVAGLLSALVRTISAFSLSFCGNNELDFIFCDLPPLLKLTCGESYTQELVIIVFAIFVIPACMVVIVVSYLFIIVAILRIPSAGSRAKTFSTCASHLTAVLLFFGTLIFMYLRDNSGQASEKDRVVSVFYTTVIPMLNPLIYSLRNKEVKEALKKVLNRVKTS; translated from the coding sequence ATGGCCAAGGTGAACCTTACTTTGGTGACAGAGTTCCTCCTCATAGCGTTCACTGAACACCCAGAACGGGGGCTCCCTCTGTTCCACCTGTTCTTATTTATCTATCTCTTCACTTTGCTGGGGAACTCAGGCATGATTATTCTGATCCGCATGGATCGCCAGCTCCACACCCCGATGTACTTTCTCCTAAGCCACCTCTCTTTCATGGACATCTGCTACTCCTCTGTCACTGTTCCTCAGACAATGGCTGTGTTGTTGGAGCACGGGACAGCTATATCCTATGCACGCTGCGAGGCTCAGTTTTTCCTGTTTACTTTCTTTGGCTCCATCGATTGCTACCTCTTGGCTctcatggcctatgaccgctatgtggctgTGTGCCAGCCTCTGCTTTATGCCACCATCATGACACAGAAAGCCCTTCTAAGTTTCGTGGCTGGGGCTTATGTTGCTGGCCTCCTCAGTGCCTTGGTGCGGACAATCTCAGCATTCTCCCTCTCATTTTGTGGAAACAATGAACTCGACTTCATTTTCTGTGACCTTCCTCCCCTGTTAAAGCTGACCTGTGGAGAGAGCTACACACAAGAATTAGTAATCATTGTGTTTGCCATTTTTGTTATCCCTGCTTGTATGGTGGTAATTGTGGTTTCCTACCTGTTCATCATAGTGGCCATTCTGAGGATCCCTTCAGCAGGAAGTAGGGCTAAGACCTTCTCAACATGTGCCTCCCACCTGACTGCAGTGTTGCTCTTCTTCGGCACCCTCATCTTCATGTACCTCAGAGATAACTCTGGCCAGGCTTCAGAAAAGGACCGGGTAGTGTCTGTATTCTACACAACAGTAATTCCCATGTTGAATCCCCTCATCTACAGCTTGAGaaacaaggaagtgaaggaagcaCTAAAGAAAGTTCTCAATAGAGTCAAGACTTCCTAA
- the LOC130879314 gene encoding olfactory receptor 9I1-like, protein MADNGTRVTEFILLGFQLQAELQLGLFFMFLAFYLITMGGNLGMIMLIQSDPRLQTPMYFFLSHLSFLDICYSSVIVPQLLETLGTHKMVITYERCATQFFFFTWYASTECFLLAVMAYDRYVAVCSPLLYAMAMTPQTRLGLVAAAYSGAMVNTVVRTGCTFSISFCKSNQVDFFFCDLPPLLKLACSETKSREQVIFLLAFLVITTSISVILISYLFIIWAILKIRKAGAKAKTFSTCASHMTAVALFFGTLIFMYLKGNMGKSLWEDKIVSVFYTVVIPMLNPMIYSLRNKEVKEALKKVFKRMKVSQGE, encoded by the coding sequence ATGGCAGACAATGGCACCAGGGTGACAGAATTCATTCTGTTGGGGTTCCAGCTTCAGGCAGAGTTGCAACTAGGTCTCTTCTTCATGTTTCTGGCTTTTTATCTCATCACCATGGGAGGAAACCTGGGTATGATCATGCTAATTCAGAGTGACCCTCGGCTCCAaacacccatgtacttcttcctcagccaTCTGTCCTTCCTGGATATTTGCTACTCATCTGTTATTGTGCCTCAGCTGCTGGAAACCTTGGGAACTCATAAGATGGTCATCACTTATGAGCGCTGTGCCACCCAGTTCTTCTTCTTCACCTGGTATGCTAGTACTGAGTGCTTCCTTTTGGCTGTCATGGCCTATGACCGTTATGTGGCTGTCTGTTCTCCTCTCCTCTATGCCATGGCCATGACACCACAGACTCGCCTGGGGCTGGTTGCTGCAGCATACTCTGGCGCGATGGTAAATACTGTTGTCCGAACTGGCTGtaccttttccatttccttttgtaAATCTAACCAGGTTGACTTCTTCTTTTGTGATCTCCCACCCCTGCTAAAGCTTGCCTGTAGTGAGACCAAGTCACGAGAGCAGGTAATCTTTCTTTTGGCTTTCTTGGTCATCACAACTAGTATTTCAGTGATTCTTATATCCTACCTATTCATCATTTGGGCTATTCTGAAGATTCGTAAAGCAGGGGCCAAAGCCAAGACCTTCTCCACTTGTGCATCTCACATGACTGCAGTGGCTCTATTTTTTGGAACACTTATATTCATGTACTTGAAAGGTAACATGGGAAAATCACTCTGGGAAGACAAGATTGTTTCTGTGTTCTATACTGTGGTGATCCCTATGCTGAATCCTATGATCTATAGCCTGAGaaacaaggaagtgaaggagGCTCTGAAGAaagttttcaaaagaatgaaGGTTTCCCAAGGCGAGTAA